In one Candidatus Omnitrophota bacterium genomic region, the following are encoded:
- a CDS encoding CTP synthase: MAKYIFITGGVISSLGKGITSASIGKILESRGLKVTLMKFDPYLNVDPGTMNPYQHGEVYVTDDAAETDLDLGHYERFTSSTITKFNNVTTGQIYSAVIGRERKGDYLGKTVQVIPHITDEIKQRIKKVAEVSGADIVLVEIGGTVGDIESLPFLEAARQFRLDAGSNNCLYIHLTLVPYIKAAGEIKTKPTQHSVGTLREIGIQPDILVCRTEKTISDEVKEKISLFCSIRKEAVIEAKDVESIYQLPLVFKQQILDEIILSHFGLISKMSDLEAWKENVVERVIHPKEKVKIAFVGKYITLQDAYKSVYEALIHAGIANDAKVEIEKVDSEEIEKYGAEKLLSGVSGILVPGGFGNRGIEGKIKAIQFARENKIPFLGLCLGMQCAVIEFARHACGMKQANSTEFNKNTKYPVVSLLEEQKSLSGLGGTMRLGAYPCRIKAGSLARNIYKKEIISERHRHRYEFNNKYKKALQDKGMVFSGTFPKSDLVEIVELKDHPYFIAVQFHPEFQSKPDKPHPLFSRFIKSAFLKSVSP; encoded by the coding sequence ATGGCTAAATATATTTTCATTACGGGCGGGGTGATTTCAAGCTTAGGCAAAGGCATTACTTCTGCTTCTATCGGCAAGATCTTGGAATCAAGGGGTTTAAAAGTAACCCTGATGAAGTTTGATCCCTATCTTAATGTTGACCCTGGGACCATGAATCCCTATCAACACGGAGAGGTCTATGTTACCGATGATGCCGCGGAAACAGACCTGGATCTGGGGCATTACGAGCGTTTTACCTCATCAACGATTACGAAATTTAATAATGTGACTACGGGCCAAATTTATAGCGCGGTAATAGGCCGTGAAAGAAAAGGGGATTATTTAGGCAAAACCGTGCAGGTTATCCCGCATATTACCGATGAAATAAAACAAAGGATTAAGAAAGTTGCCGAGGTTTCAGGCGCGGACATAGTATTGGTAGAAATTGGCGGAACAGTCGGAGACATCGAAAGCCTGCCATTTTTAGAAGCAGCGCGGCAATTTCGCTTGGATGCCGGAAGCAATAACTGTCTTTATATACATCTTACGCTTGTTCCTTATATTAAGGCTGCCGGTGAAATTAAAACCAAACCCACCCAGCACAGCGTCGGCACCTTAAGAGAAATCGGCATCCAGCCGGATATATTAGTTTGCCGTACGGAGAAAACTATTTCTGATGAGGTAAAAGAAAAAATCTCGCTTTTTTGCAGTATTCGTAAAGAAGCGGTTATTGAGGCAAAAGACGTGGAATCCATTTATCAATTGCCGCTTGTTTTTAAACAACAGATTTTGGATGAGATAATCCTAAGCCATTTTGGCCTTATTTCCAAGATGTCTGACCTTGAGGCTTGGAAAGAAAACGTAGTAGAGAGGGTCATCCATCCCAAAGAGAAAGTCAAGATTGCCTTTGTGGGAAAATATATTACTTTGCAGGATGCCTATAAATCTGTTTATGAAGCCTTAATCCACGCTGGTATTGCCAATGATGCCAAGGTAGAGATAGAAAAGGTTGATTCTGAAGAGATAGAGAAGTATGGCGCAGAGAAGTTGCTGTCTGGGGTATCCGGCATACTTGTCCCTGGAGGTTTTGGTAATCGCGGGATAGAGGGTAAGATTAAGGCAATACAATTTGCCAGAGAAAATAAAATACCATTTTTAGGCTTATGTTTGGGGATGCAGTGCGCAGTTATAGAATTTGCCCGGCATGCCTGCGGGATGAAGCAGGCAAACTCCACGGAGTTTAATAAAAACACCAAATATCCGGTTGTAAGCTTATTGGAAGAACAAAAAAGCTTATCTGGTTTGGGCGGGACTATGCGCTTAGGAGCTTATCCTTGTAGGATTAAAGCTGGCAGCTTGGCGCGCAATATCTACAAGAAAGAAATTATTTCTGAAAGGCATCGCCATCGCTATGAGTTCAATAACAAATATAAAAAGGCGCTTCAAGATAAAGGCATGGTTTTTTCCGGAACATTCCCCAAGAGTGATTTAGTAGAAATTGTAGAATTGAAGGATCATCCGTATTTTATCGCTGTGCAATTCCATCCGGAGTTTCAATCCAAGCCGGACAAGCCGCATCCGTTGTTTAGCAGGTTTATCAAATCCGCGTTTTTAAAATCTGTTAGCCCTTAG
- the mgtA gene encoding magnesium-translocating P-type ATPase — protein MAGGVKSAGHLPSYLKEDNMAKGINKTQNWNFDYVSSSCEALLKNLETSQQGLTEEEAQKRLEDYGFNEPVKKKKRTIVIQILSKFFNPLVIVLLIIAGFSLFFGEKISAVIVIAMAVMSVLLSFIQEYKAGKEAERLSEMVRATATVYRNGKPKEIKIKEIVPGDIVDLFAGDMIPADLRIVSCKDLFINQSALTGESFPVEKTFEPVITKSSSVQELSNIAFMGTSVLSGTALGVVVKTGLNTQFGAISRRLASMVIESAFDKGIRSFTWLMIRFMLVLVAIVFTINAYSKGNVVQALMFALSVAVGLTPEMLPMLVALNLSKGAISMSKKDVIVKRLNAIQNFGAMDVLCTDKTGTLTLDKIIIEHHCDVVRKEDDDVLRFAYINSCYQTGLKNILDRAILKHEKLLVKDYKKVDEVPFDFSRRLMSVVVDMDNKHRLISKGAPEEIYKRCSSFELDGEILDLGQGDLVLTELRKEYDNLGKEGFRVLAVAYKDFEKLQDRYSKDDEQGLILKGYIAFLDPPKSSTKKTIETLKSLGIDFKVLTGDNELVTKKICADVGLDIKGLATGDQVEKASDSELRELVKGTTIFARLAPLQKERVIHALHDNKHIVGYLGDGINDAAALKAADVGISVNNAVDIAKESADIILLKKSLMVLGDGVIEGRKTFGNILKYIKMGSSSNFGNMFSMVGASIFLPFLPMLPLQILLNNFLYDLSQIAIPSDEVDKEYLLKSRAWNVNYIKRFMVFIGPVSSFFDYITFGTLWFIFHANAAFFQTGWFLESLCTQTLVIHVIRTGKIPFAESRPSQFLIFTSIYIVTIGLILPFIPLGKYFGFVAPAPTYFIALLIIVAGYLFTVQAVKGWFINRYGYE, from the coding sequence ATGGCTGGCGGGGTTAAATCCGCCGGCCATTTACCAAGCTATTTAAAAGAAGATAATATGGCCAAAGGCATTAATAAAACCCAGAATTGGAATTTTGATTATGTAAGTTCTTCCTGTGAGGCGCTTCTTAAGAACCTGGAAACCTCGCAGCAAGGATTAACCGAAGAAGAGGCGCAAAAACGCCTTGAAGATTATGGCTTTAATGAGCCGGTTAAGAAAAAGAAACGTACGATTGTTATCCAGATCCTCTCCAAGTTTTTTAACCCCCTTGTTATAGTGCTTTTAATCATTGCCGGATTTTCTCTTTTCTTTGGGGAAAAGATAAGCGCTGTTATCGTTATAGCCATGGCAGTTATGAGCGTTCTTTTGTCTTTTATCCAGGAATATAAGGCAGGCAAAGAGGCTGAACGCTTAAGTGAAATGGTGCGCGCGACTGCCACGGTTTACCGCAACGGCAAGCCTAAGGAAATAAAAATCAAAGAAATTGTCCCGGGGGATATAGTTGACCTTTTTGCTGGAGACATGATCCCGGCAGATTTAAGGATTGTTTCCTGCAAGGATCTTTTTATTAATCAGTCAGCCTTAACCGGAGAATCTTTTCCGGTAGAGAAGACATTCGAACCGGTAATTACTAAAAGTTCTTCGGTTCAAGAACTTTCTAATATTGCTTTTATGGGTACATCAGTTTTAAGCGGGACTGCCTTGGGGGTTGTGGTTAAGACAGGGCTAAACACCCAGTTTGGAGCGATTTCCCGAAGACTGGCGTCTATGGTTATTGAAAGCGCTTTTGATAAAGGCATCCGCAGTTTTACGTGGCTGATGATCCGTTTTATGTTAGTCCTGGTGGCGATTGTTTTTACCATTAATGCCTATTCTAAAGGAAACGTTGTGCAGGCTTTAATGTTCGCCCTTTCTGTGGCAGTCGGGCTTACCCCGGAGATGCTTCCGATGTTGGTTGCGCTTAATCTTTCTAAAGGCGCCATCTCGATGTCAAAAAAAGATGTTATTGTCAAACGGCTAAACGCAATCCAGAATTTCGGGGCCATGGATGTTCTTTGCACTGACAAAACCGGGACACTTACGCTTGATAAAATTATTATTGAGCATCATTGCGATGTGGTGCGTAAAGAAGACGATGATGTCTTAAGGTTCGCCTATATTAATAGCTGCTATCAAACAGGGCTTAAGAATATTCTGGACCGCGCTATCCTTAAACATGAGAAGCTTCTGGTAAAAGATTACAAGAAGGTTGACGAGGTTCCCTTTGATTTTTCCCGCAGGCTTATGTCAGTAGTAGTGGATATGGATAATAAACATAGGCTTATTTCTAAGGGCGCGCCCGAGGAAATATATAAACGTTGTTCTAGTTTTGAGCTGGATGGCGAGATTCTGGATTTGGGCCAAGGAGATTTGGTATTAACTGAATTGAGAAAAGAGTACGATAATTTGGGTAAAGAAGGGTTCAGGGTTTTGGCAGTAGCCTATAAGGATTTTGAAAAGCTTCAAGACAGGTATTCCAAAGATGATGAGCAGGGCTTAATTCTCAAAGGTTATATTGCTTTTTTGGATCCGCCTAAGTCTTCCACCAAAAAGACAATTGAGACCTTAAAGAGCTTAGGCATAGATTTTAAAGTCTTAACCGGTGATAATGAGCTGGTAACTAAGAAAATATGCGCTGATGTGGGATTGGACATAAAGGGGCTTGCGACAGGGGATCAGGTTGAGAAAGCAAGCGATTCTGAACTGCGGGAACTTGTTAAGGGCACAACTATCTTTGCGCGCCTGGCGCCGTTACAGAAAGAGCGGGTTATCCATGCCCTTCATGATAATAAGCATATTGTGGGGTATCTGGGAGACGGGATCAACGACGCCGCGGCTTTAAAAGCGGCTGACGTAGGTATTTCTGTTAACAACGCGGTAGATATTGCCAAGGAATCAGCCGATATAATTCTTCTCAAGAAGAGTTTGATGGTTTTAGGTGACGGGGTGATTGAGGGCAGAAAGACTTTCGGTAACATTTTGAAATATATAAAAATGGGCTCAAGCTCTAATTTCGGCAATATGTTCAGTATGGTTGGCGCAAGCATCTTTTTGCCGTTTTTGCCCATGCTTCCTTTGCAAATTCTTTTGAATAACTTTCTGTATGACCTCTCGCAGATTGCTATCCCATCGGATGAGGTTGATAAAGAGTATCTTTTAAAGTCAAGGGCATGGAACGTGAACTATATTAAGAGATTTATGGTTTTTATCGGCCCGGTAAGCTCATTTTTTGATTATATAACCTTCGGGACTTTATGGTTTATCTTCCACGCCAACGCAGCATTCTTCCAGACCGGATGGTTTCTGGAATCTCTTTGCACGCAGACATTGGTAATTCATGTTATACGCACGGGAAAAATCCCTTTTGCAGAAAGTAGACCTAGCCAGTTCCTGATATTTACTTCTATTTATATTGTGACAATAGGTTTGATACTTCCATTTATTCCGCTTGGGAAATATTTTGGTTTTGTGGCGCCTGCGCCAACCTATTTTATTGCCCTATTAATTATTGTAGCAGGTTACTTGTTTACGGTGCAAGCTGTTAAGGGTTGGTTTATTAACAGGTATGGATATGAATAA
- a CDS encoding glutamate synthase subunit beta, which translates to MGDVRGFLKVKRLKPKYRPVCERVKDYSDVAVLPAPQDSQEQASRCMDCAVAFCHWGCPIGNVIPEWNDLVFHGHWEKAFRLLASTNNLPEITGRLCPALCESACVLGINDDAVTIRENELAIIEYAFNNGLVKPRKLIKRTTKKIAVIGSGPSGLACADQLNQMGHMVNVFEKDKAVGGILRYGIPDFKLEKNIIDRRINILEQEGIRFITGTEAGKDYSLDKLKNDFDAICLCMGSRVPRDLKIEGRDLKGIHFAMDYLIQSNIRASGGVISEKEAIDARGKKVVVIGGGDTGSDCVGTACRQGASCVTQIEVMPKPSESRTCDFPWPVHPLLLKTTTSHEETGERKWAVLTKRFNGSNGFVKSISCVEACFEKDSKGCMLIKEKQGTEFVLEADLVILAIGFLHTQHKGLVSDLSLELDLKGNIKTDDRFMTSVKGVFSCGDMRRGQSLIVWAIAEGRNAAESIGRYLKA; encoded by the coding sequence ATGGGGGATGTCAGAGGATTTCTTAAAGTCAAGCGTTTAAAGCCCAAATACCGTCCGGTATGTGAAAGAGTAAAAGACTACTCTGATGTGGCGGTTTTGCCTGCGCCCCAAGATTCACAAGAACAGGCTTCGCGTTGTATGGATTGCGCAGTTGCTTTTTGTCATTGGGGATGCCCCATAGGCAATGTTATCCCGGAATGGAATGATCTGGTCTTTCATGGGCATTGGGAAAAGGCCTTTCGGCTTTTAGCCTCTACGAATAATTTACCTGAAATAACCGGCAGGCTTTGCCCGGCCCTGTGCGAATCAGCCTGCGTTTTAGGGATTAACGACGACGCGGTAACCATAAGAGAGAATGAACTTGCGATTATAGAATACGCATTTAATAACGGCTTAGTTAAGCCGCGTAAATTGATTAAAAGGACTACCAAGAAGATAGCAGTTATTGGTTCAGGGCCTTCGGGATTAGCTTGCGCGGACCAATTAAACCAGATGGGCCACATGGTAAATGTGTTTGAGAAAGATAAGGCTGTGGGCGGGATCTTGCGTTACGGCATACCAGATTTTAAACTGGAGAAAAATATTATTGATCGCAGAATAAATATTCTGGAGCAGGAAGGGATTAGATTTATTACCGGAACAGAGGCTGGCAAAGATTATTCATTAGATAAATTAAAAAATGATTTTGACGCGATTTGTCTTTGTATGGGGTCCCGGGTCCCCCGGGATTTAAAAATAGAAGGCCGCGATCTAAAGGGAATTCACTTTGCCATGGATTATTTAATTCAGTCCAACATAAGAGCTTCCGGTGGGGTTATCTCTGAAAAAGAAGCTATCGACGCGCGGGGAAAGAAAGTGGTTGTTATAGGGGGAGGAGACACCGGCTCAGACTGCGTGGGTACTGCTTGCCGTCAAGGCGCCTCTTGTGTCACGCAAATTGAAGTTATGCCTAAGCCTTCGGAATCAAGGACCTGTGATTTCCCTTGGCCAGTGCATCCGTTGCTTTTAAAAACTACTACCAGCCACGAAGAAACGGGAGAGCGTAAGTGGGCAGTATTAACCAAGAGATTTAATGGTAGTAATGGTTTTGTGAAATCTATATCTTGCGTAGAAGCCTGTTTTGAGAAAGATTCCAAGGGTTGTATGTTGATCAAAGAAAAACAGGGCACGGAATTTGTCCTTGAGGCGGACTTGGTGATCTTGGCTATTGGATTCTTGCATACCCAGCATAAAGGCCTTGTTTCGGATTTATCTCTGGAATTGGACTTGAAGGGCAACATCAAAACCGATGACAGGTTTATGACTTCTGTGAAGGGTGTTTTTTCCTGTGGTGATATGCGCCGCGGGCAATCTTTAATTGTCTGGGCGATTGCCGAAGGAAGAAACGCCGCCGAATCTATAGGCCGGTATTTGAAAGCTTAA
- the gltB gene encoding glutamate synthase large subunit: MQNNILKKINNFTEYGLYDARFEHDACGVGFICDIKGVKTNSLVQQALQILNHLSHRGATGADPRTGDGAGILIQMPDDFCRKKAGENKIKLPAYGRYASGLVFLPQNQRDRQFVKDVFAKVAAEEKQDILGWRSVPVDNSCIGKTAQKNRPGIEQIFISCSDDIKDQLAFERRLYVIRKKIENIVRASEIKEKSFFYITNLSSRTFSYKGLLMPEQMDKFFLDFKDKSLKSALCLVHSRYSTNTFPSWELAQPFRYLAHNGEINTLRGNINWMRAREGFLKSAVWGKNLEEILPVIAPGGSDSAAIDNIFELLLLSGRPPEQVMMMLIPAAWQQDKLMDKNLKDFYKYHACIMESWDGPAAIAFTDGDCVGASLDRNGLRPARYLVTKDGIVVMASEAGVLDIAQENIAYSGRLEPGKMLFIDTVKQKIIPDEQIKNNIAAKNPYSKWLEQNMMDLEDIPSCGYNRQEDDYLKLLKAFGYTREDINIIIKPMAETSQEPIGSMGNDASHAVFSHRPQSLYTYFKQLFAQVTNPAIDPIREELVMSLETYLGPEKNLLEETSQACHKLKVKRPVLTNEELDKIVNINASGFRSKKISLLFKPADQNDFVNALDRICREAGESIKEGFTFIVLSDRGVDNHNASIPALLACSAVHQYLVRLALRTQTSIIVECADAREVHHFALLFGYGADCVNPYLAYEAINALIKEKEISLDFSRATGNYIKAVDKGILKILSKMGISTLQSYRGAQIFEALGLGKDIIDKYFTGTVSRIEGASLEVIQKETSLRHQAAFLGQNTQNTVDLEAGGAYKWRKDAEAHLWNPETISLLQDATRLGDYERYKQFAGLINCQKEQPVTLRSCFKFKSTNSIPLKEVEPVEEIMKRFATGAMSFGSISRGTHETLALAMNRLGGRSNTGEGGEDPARFKPLANGDSKRSSIKQVASGRFGVTTNYLVNADELQIKIAQGAKPGEGGQLPGHKVSVIIAKTRYTTPGVTLISPPPHHDIYSIEDLAQLIFDLKNTNPDARISVKLVSEIGVGTIAAGVAKGHADMILISGGDGGTGASPLSSIKHAGMPWELGLAETHQSLLLNDLRNRVRLQADGQMRTGRDVAVAALLGAEEYGFCTAALIVLGCAMLRHCHLNNCSLGVATQDELLEARFRGKQEHVENYFRFVANELREIMAALGFRKLEEMVGRSDLLETDTDILPWKAKGVDFSRIFFFPETSSSQRACTMKQDHPIKDILDLQLIDACSGIFINKKSVKLEFPIFNTNRTTGAMLSGKICKAFGEEGLAEDTIQIKFKGVAGQSFAAWLCSGVTFELEGMANDYVGKGISGGKVIIYPNTKTDYNPQDNIVIGNTSFYGAINGQAYILGKAGERFCIRNSGLYAVVEGVGDHACEYMTGGRVVVLGETGRNFGAGMSGGIAYVYLARNFQEKCNMEMVALENLENEDLVTIRNLLVNHHRYTKSLKAKEILDDFNSLSRNFIKIMPLEYKRVLGPRRTKDSNNLDEASDG; this comes from the coding sequence ATGCAAAACAATATATTAAAGAAAATAAATAACTTCACCGAATACGGCCTATACGACGCGCGTTTTGAGCACGACGCCTGCGGGGTGGGTTTTATTTGCGATATCAAGGGCGTAAAAACAAACTCTCTTGTCCAGCAGGCCCTGCAGATCCTAAATCACCTGTCGCATCGAGGCGCTACCGGAGCAGACCCCCGGACAGGCGACGGAGCGGGTATTCTTATCCAGATGCCGGATGATTTCTGCAGGAAGAAAGCCGGTGAAAATAAAATTAAGCTTCCCGCTTATGGAAGATACGCAAGCGGGTTGGTATTTTTGCCGCAGAACCAAAGGGACAGGCAGTTTGTCAAAGATGTTTTCGCTAAAGTTGCCGCAGAAGAAAAACAGGATATTTTGGGCTGGAGAAGCGTTCCGGTAGATAATTCATGCATTGGAAAGACTGCGCAAAAGAACCGCCCGGGCATTGAGCAAATCTTTATCAGTTGTTCAGATGACATAAAAGACCAGCTGGCTTTTGAGAGAAGGCTATATGTTATCCGCAAGAAAATAGAAAATATTGTTAGAGCCTCAGAGATTAAAGAAAAATCATTTTTTTATATTACCAATCTTTCCAGCCGTACCTTTTCTTATAAAGGGCTTTTAATGCCTGAGCAAATGGATAAGTTTTTTCTGGATTTTAAGGACAAAAGCTTGAAAAGCGCGTTGTGCCTGGTGCATTCCCGTTACAGCACCAATACTTTCCCGTCTTGGGAATTGGCGCAACCATTCCGATATTTGGCTCATAACGGAGAAATAAATACTTTAAGAGGCAATATTAATTGGATGCGCGCCAGAGAGGGGTTTTTAAAAAGCGCGGTATGGGGAAAGAATTTAGAAGAAATTCTTCCGGTTATTGCGCCCGGAGGAAGCGATTCCGCGGCCATAGATAATATTTTTGAACTTCTTCTTCTATCCGGCAGGCCGCCAGAGCAGGTGATGATGATGCTTATTCCCGCGGCCTGGCAGCAGGATAAGCTTATGGATAAAAATTTAAAAGATTTCTATAAATATCATGCCTGCATTATGGAGTCATGGGATGGCCCGGCGGCAATAGCCTTTACTGATGGAGATTGCGTAGGAGCAAGTTTAGATAGGAATGGTTTGCGTCCGGCAAGATACCTTGTTACTAAGGATGGTATTGTGGTGATGGCTTCTGAGGCAGGGGTTTTGGACATTGCGCAGGAGAATATCGCTTATTCCGGCAGGCTTGAGCCAGGGAAGATGCTTTTTATTGATACTGTTAAACAAAAGATCATTCCTGATGAACAAATCAAGAATAATATTGCCGCGAAAAATCCTTATAGTAAATGGCTAGAGCAAAATATGATGGATCTGGAAGATATCCCAAGTTGTGGATATAATAGGCAGGAAGATGATTATCTTAAATTATTGAAGGCCTTTGGCTATACCCGCGAGGATATCAATATTATTATTAAACCGATGGCGGAAACTTCTCAGGAGCCAATTGGTTCTATGGGCAATGACGCCTCCCACGCGGTTTTTTCCCATAGGCCCCAAAGCTTATATACTTATTTCAAGCAGCTATTTGCTCAAGTTACTAACCCCGCCATTGATCCTATTCGCGAAGAATTGGTAATGAGTTTAGAAACATATTTAGGCCCAGAGAAGAACCTGCTTGAGGAAACCTCCCAGGCCTGCCATAAGCTTAAGGTCAAAAGGCCGGTTCTTACCAATGAAGAATTAGATAAGATAGTTAATATTAACGCTTCTGGTTTTCGCTCTAAGAAAATTTCGCTTCTTTTTAAGCCTGCAGACCAAAACGATTTTGTGAATGCCTTAGATAGAATCTGCCGGGAAGCTGGCGAGAGCATAAAAGAAGGATTTACTTTTATTGTTTTAAGCGATAGAGGCGTGGATAATCACAACGCCAGTATTCCAGCGCTGTTGGCCTGTTCAGCAGTGCATCAGTATTTGGTGCGTTTAGCGCTTCGCACCCAGACAAGCATTATTGTAGAATGCGCTGACGCGCGCGAAGTGCATCATTTCGCGCTTCTTTTTGGTTACGGCGCGGATTGTGTGAATCCGTATCTAGCCTATGAAGCTATTAACGCGCTTATCAAGGAGAAAGAAATCAGCCTTGATTTCTCCAGGGCGACAGGCAATTATATTAAGGCAGTGGATAAAGGCATATTAAAGATCCTTTCCAAGATGGGGATCTCTACTTTGCAAAGTTATAGAGGAGCTCAGATATTTGAGGCTTTGGGATTAGGCAAAGATATTATTGATAAATATTTTACTGGCACAGTTTCTCGTATTGAGGGGGCCAGTTTAGAGGTTATCCAAAAAGAAACTTCTTTAAGGCACCAAGCCGCATTCTTAGGCCAAAATACCCAGAATACTGTGGATTTAGAAGCAGGGGGCGCCTATAAATGGCGCAAAGACGCAGAAGCCCATCTTTGGAATCCGGAAACTATTTCTCTTTTACAAGACGCCACGCGCTTGGGGGATTATGAAAGATACAAACAATTTGCCGGGCTTATAAATTGTCAAAAAGAGCAGCCGGTAACTTTGCGTTCATGTTTTAAGTTTAAAAGCACAAATTCTATCCCCCTAAAAGAAGTAGAGCCGGTAGAGGAAATTATGAAGAGATTTGCCACTGGGGCTATGAGTTTTGGCTCTATAAGCCGCGGCACTCATGAGACGCTTGCTTTGGCAATGAACCGCCTGGGCGGGCGTTCCAATACAGGCGAAGGCGGCGAGGACCCAGCGCGTTTTAAGCCGCTTGCTAACGGAGACTCTAAAAGAAGCAGTATCAAGCAAGTTGCCTCGGGCAGATTCGGAGTAACTACAAATTATTTAGTTAATGCTGATGAGCTGCAGATTAAAATTGCTCAAGGAGCTAAGCCCGGAGAGGGCGGGCAATTGCCGGGGCATAAGGTAAGTGTAATTATTGCCAAGACCCGTTATACAACGCCCGGAGTAACTTTAATTTCTCCTCCGCCGCATCACGACATTTATTCTATTGAAGACTTAGCTCAGCTTATTTTTGACCTTAAGAACACTAATCCGGATGCGCGCATAAGCGTGAAACTTGTTTCAGAAATAGGCGTAGGCACAATTGCCGCGGGGGTTGCCAAGGGGCACGCGGATATGATACTTATTTCAGGCGGCGATGGCGGGACAGGGGCGTCACCTTTAAGCTCCATTAAGCACGCTGGCATGCCTTGGGAATTGGGCCTTGCAGAAACGCATCAGAGCTTGCTTTTGAATGACCTAAGAAATAGGGTGCGTCTTCAGGCTGATGGACAGATGCGTACCGGCCGTGATGTGGCTGTTGCCGCGCTTTTAGGCGCCGAGGAATATGGTTTTTGCACAGCAGCGCTAATTGTTTTGGGTTGCGCAATGCTGCGCCATTGTCATTTAAATAATTGTTCTTTAGGGGTTGCCACGCAGGATGAATTATTGGAAGCGCGTTTTCGCGGGAAGCAAGAGCATGTGGAAAATTATTTTCGTTTTGTGGCAAATGAATTAAGAGAAATTATGGCAGCTTTAGGATTTAGAAAGTTAGAGGAGATGGTCGGCAGAAGCGATCTTTTAGAGACTGACACCGATATCTTGCCATGGAAGGCAAAGGGTGTTGATTTCTCGCGGATTTTCTTTTTCCCGGAAACAAGCTCTTCTCAAAGGGCATGCACCATGAAGCAAGACCATCCGATAAAAGACATACTGGATTTACAATTAATAGACGCTTGCTCGGGCATATTTATAAATAAGAAATCGGTAAAATTGGAATTCCCGATCTTTAATACCAACCGCACAACAGGGGCGATGTTAAGCGGTAAGATCTGTAAGGCCTTCGGCGAAGAGGGGCTTGCCGAAGACACAATACAAATCAAGTTTAAGGGGGTCGCCGGACAGAGTTTTGCCGCCTGGCTTTGTTCAGGGGTGACTTTTGAGCTTGAAGGCATGGCCAATGATTATGTCGGAAAAGGTATCTCTGGAGGAAAGGTCATTATTTATCCGAATACGAAAACTGATTATAACCCGCAAGATAACATTGTCATCGGTAATACCAGTTTTTACGGAGCGATAAACGGCCAGGCCTATATTTTAGGTAAGGCCGGGGAGCGTTTTTGCATCCGTAATTCCGGGCTTTACGCGGTTGTGGAAGGCGTGGGAGACCATGCCTGCGAGTATATGACCGGAGGACGAGTTGTGGTTTTGGGCGAAACTGGAAGGAATTTTGGCGCAGGCATGTCTGGAGGCATTGCCTATGTTTACCTTGCGCGTAATTTCCAGGAAAAGTGCAATATGGAGATGGTGGCATTAGAAAATCTGGAAAACGAAGATTTGGTGACCATCCGTAATCTTTTGGTAAATCACCATCGTTATACCAAAAGCCTTAAGGCGAAAGAAATATTAGATGATTTTAATTCTTTATCCAGGAATTTTATTAAGATTATGCCGCTTGAGTATAAACGTGTATTAGGACCAAGAAGAACAAAAGATTCAAATAATTTAGACGAGGCTTCCGATGGGTAG